A stretch of the Fimbriimonadaceae bacterium genome encodes the following:
- a CDS encoding nucleotidyltransferase domain-containing protein, whose translation MARKWLDLDRKKIVGFCRKHRIRKLSLFGSALREDFGPESDVDLLVEFEPYAKVGWSFFSMERELSQIIGRRVDLNTIGFLSPYFVDKVVAEAEVLFVAA comes from the coding sequence GTGGCTCGCAAGTGGCTCGACCTCGACCGGAAGAAGATCGTAGGGTTCTGCCGGAAGCACCGCATCCGGAAGCTCTCGCTCTTCGGCTCAGCACTGCGCGAAGACTTCGGCCCTGAGAGCGACGTTGACCTACTGGTCGAGTTCGAACCTTATGCAAAGGTTGGGTGGAGCTTCTTTTCGATGGAGCGAGAACTCTCGCAGATTATCGGCCGAAGGGTCGACCTGAACACGATTGGCTTTCTGAGCCCCTATTTCGTTGACAAAGTGGTGGCTGAGGCGGAGGTCCTGTTTGTCGCGGCATGA
- a CDS encoding nucleotidyltransferase domain-containing protein yields MRLFGSVARGEESESSDVDFLVVLEPGRSLLGHVALKLGLEELLGRGQWTMPRSAD; encoded by the coding sequence GTGAGGCTCTTCGGCTCCGTTGCGCGCGGGGAGGAGTCCGAGAGCAGCGACGTGGACTTCCTTGTCGTGCTTGAGCCCGGGCGAAGCCTCTTGGGACATGTTGCGCTGAAACTGGGCTTGGAAGAGCTGCTCGGGCGGGGCCAGTGGACGATGCCACGGAGCGCGGATTGA
- a CDS encoding class A beta-lactamase-related serine hydrolase, which yields MVTALLCAGAMGTTPLIEDAALTRHVVEAVKATLAENVEATGVKPDEVSATYVELGEGKGPFKMGQYRGDEPYYPASVVKLFYLAFAHERMERGEIRRTDEVDRCLRDMIVDSSNEATQAVVDLVTDTTGGPELAPKALEQWSERRNVVNRWYAERGYEGINVNQKTYGEGPYGRERQFLGPNYENRNSLTSNTTARLMVEIATHQIVTPQRCDQMLELLHRQIPADSKDADSQSKDFTGAVLPSGSELHSKAGWTSTVRHDVAFVTLPDARKCVIAIYTKSHSGTPVIIKGLAKRLLGL from the coding sequence ATGGTAACAGCGCTGCTCTGTGCCGGAGCAATGGGAACGACACCCTTGATCGAAGATGCCGCCCTTACCCGTCACGTGGTCGAGGCGGTGAAGGCGACTCTGGCTGAGAACGTGGAGGCCACGGGCGTCAAGCCCGACGAGGTCTCGGCGACCTACGTGGAGCTGGGGGAAGGGAAGGGGCCGTTCAAGATGGGACAGTACCGTGGCGACGAGCCTTACTATCCCGCGAGCGTCGTGAAGCTCTTCTATCTCGCATTTGCCCACGAGCGGATGGAGCGCGGGGAGATCCGACGAACGGACGAGGTGGACCGTTGCCTGCGCGACATGATCGTGGACTCCTCGAACGAGGCCACCCAGGCCGTGGTGGACCTTGTCACCGACACCACGGGCGGGCCCGAACTTGCGCCCAAAGCCCTCGAACAATGGTCGGAACGCCGCAACGTGGTGAACCGCTGGTACGCCGAGCGGGGCTACGAAGGCATCAACGTGAACCAGAAGACGTACGGCGAGGGCCCCTACGGACGCGAGCGCCAGTTCCTCGGACCGAACTACGAGAACCGCAACAGCCTCACGTCCAACACGACGGCCAGGCTGATGGTCGAGATCGCCACGCACCAGATCGTGACCCCGCAGCGCTGCGACCAGATGCTCGAGCTGCTGCATCGCCAGATCCCGGCGGACAGCAAGGACGCGGATTCGCAGTCCAAGGATTTCACGGGAGCAGTCCTCCCCTCCGGCTCGGAGCTTCACTCGAAAGCCGGCTGGACCTCCACGGTCAGGCACGACGTCGCCTTCGTGACTTTGCCCGATGCGCGGAAGTGCGTGATCGCGATCTACACGAAGTCCCACAGCGGCACCCCGGTGATCATCAAAGGCCTCGCCAAACGGTTGTTGGGCCTCTGA
- a CDS encoding nucleotidyltransferase family protein, producing the protein MTPESVARILKPHAHDLRDRFGVDTIVLFGSVARGEATEDSDVDLMVRFARPPTYEVFLDLADGLEAALGRPVDLVTASAVRARLRSRIAKEGVRVA; encoded by the coding sequence ATGACCCCTGAAAGCGTCGCCCGAATACTCAAGCCGCACGCCCACGATCTCCGTGACAGATTCGGAGTCGATACGATCGTGCTCTTTGGATCCGTGGCCAGAGGGGAGGCGACGGAGGACAGCGACGTGGATCTGATGGTGCGGTTCGCGCGCCCCCCGACCTACGAGGTCTTCCTGGACCTGGCGGACGGTCTGGAAGCCGCGCTCGGCAGGCCTGTCGATCTGGTGACCGCCTCAGCCGTGCGGGCGCGCCTGCGCTCGCGCATCGCTAAGGAGGGAGTACGTGTCGCGTGA
- a CDS encoding phosphatase PAP2 family protein: MRALDLQVFHAINGWPEWLSPIMVFLSEATKQTPVRLLLVALVIFLLARKNTRAMGFAAILAFPMANEICDVLKAVFQMARPSVEVTDAIIRTAKLTSFGTASAHSANMAAVAFVFTVYAPRWGAIWIVLAFLTGLSRIYVGVHYPSQVLFGWAVGIFSGFLVVKTFEAYARIRRKATDEPSANPAEQE; the protein is encoded by the coding sequence GTGCGGGCGCTCGACCTTCAGGTCTTCCACGCGATCAACGGCTGGCCCGAGTGGCTGAGCCCGATTATGGTCTTCCTCAGCGAGGCGACGAAGCAGACTCCGGTGCGCCTGCTCCTCGTGGCGCTCGTGATCTTCCTGCTGGCAAGGAAAAACACCCGTGCGATGGGGTTCGCCGCGATCCTGGCGTTTCCGATGGCTAACGAGATCTGCGACGTGCTCAAAGCCGTGTTCCAGATGGCCCGACCCTCGGTCGAGGTTACGGACGCGATCATCCGCACCGCGAAGCTCACCAGCTTCGGAACCGCCTCGGCGCACAGTGCGAACATGGCGGCGGTTGCCTTCGTGTTCACGGTGTACGCGCCGCGATGGGGCGCGATCTGGATCGTGCTTGCCTTCCTGACGGGCCTTTCGCGCATCTACGTCGGAGTGCACTATCCGTCACAAGTCCTGTTTGGGTGGGCGGTCGGCATTTTCTCGGGTTTCCTAGTGGTGAAGACGTTCGAAGCGTATGCGCGCATTCGAAGGAAGGCAACCGATGAGCCAAGCGCCAACCCGGCCGAGCAAGAGTGA
- a CDS encoding GerMN domain-containing protein, whose amino-acid sequence MARRKKSKTQDKSVWALLALGLGVVGALAAYVKFTPADRVPEPMRRPAATSSKPAPAATQVWVFSPHAEGVEIGFDRTKMPVPTGVDAKVYAVNEFLSKSKIAPEGARLVSAQVIEGEAQLHFNRAFDTTYGSTDESALIQGLQRTFGQFPDIQALRFYVEDTPMSTTGNIDLSEPVPVLR is encoded by the coding sequence ATGGCAAGGCGAAAGAAGAGTAAGACCCAAGACAAGAGCGTTTGGGCCCTCCTCGCGCTGGGCCTCGGCGTGGTCGGTGCCCTCGCGGCCTACGTGAAGTTCACGCCCGCCGACCGCGTGCCCGAACCCATGCGCCGCCCGGCAGCCACCTCGTCGAAACCGGCCCCGGCCGCCACTCAGGTGTGGGTGTTCTCGCCGCATGCCGAAGGCGTGGAGATCGGGTTCGACCGCACGAAGATGCCCGTTCCCACCGGCGTGGACGCCAAGGTTTACGCAGTCAACGAGTTCCTCTCCAAGTCGAAGATCGCACCCGAAGGCGCACGCCTCGTCAGCGCACAAGTGATCGAAGGCGAAGCGCAGCTCCACTTCAACCGCGCGTTCGACACGACCTACGGCAGCACCGACGAATCCGCCCTCATCCAAGGCCTGCAACGCACATTCGGCCAGTTCCCCGACATCCAAGCGCTTCGCTTCTACGTGGAGGACACGCCGATGTCCACCACGGGGAATATTGATTTGAGCGAGCCGGTGCCTGTGCTTCGCTAG
- the xth gene encoding exodeoxyribonuclease III, whose translation MRVATFNCNSVRVRLPIILDWLAEYEPDVLALQETKCEDAKFPVAEFEEWGWHATIHGQKARNGVALITRTPPTHVTTGFGDPVFPEDCRIISALVGGVAVVNTYVPNGTEVGTDKFEYKLRWLERFAKYLGERFKSSDPVVWLGDINIAPTPDDVYNSPRFLGGVGHHPEEFARLEAIRDFGFVDAYRKFHEGPGHYTFWDFVVPAAVEKNRGWRIDHIYLTERLADRCTACEVDRDPRSLERPSDHTFVYADLGE comes from the coding sequence GTGCGTGTGGCGACTTTCAACTGCAACTCGGTGCGGGTGCGGCTCCCGATCATTCTCGACTGGCTCGCGGAATACGAGCCCGACGTGCTGGCCCTTCAGGAGACCAAGTGCGAGGACGCGAAATTCCCGGTGGCGGAGTTCGAGGAGTGGGGGTGGCACGCGACGATCCACGGCCAGAAGGCCCGAAACGGCGTGGCCCTGATCACCCGCACGCCGCCGACGCACGTGACCACCGGCTTTGGGGATCCTGTGTTCCCGGAGGACTGCCGGATCATCAGCGCGCTGGTGGGTGGCGTGGCGGTCGTCAACACGTACGTGCCGAACGGCACCGAGGTGGGCACCGACAAGTTCGAGTACAAGCTCCGGTGGCTCGAGCGGTTTGCCAAGTACCTTGGCGAACGGTTCAAATCCTCCGACCCCGTCGTGTGGCTCGGCGACATCAACATCGCGCCAACGCCCGACGACGTCTACAACTCCCCCCGCTTCCTCGGCGGCGTCGGCCACCACCCCGAGGAGTTCGCCCGCCTGGAGGCGATTCGCGATTTTGGTTTCGTGGACGCGTACCGGAAGTTTCACGAAGGCCCCGGCCACTACACGTTCTGGGACTTCGTCGTCCCGGCCGCCGTGGAGAAGAACCGCGGTTGGCGCATCGACCACATCTACCTCACCGAACGTCTGGCCGATCGTTGCACTGCGTGCGAAGTCGACCGGGACCCCCGCTCGCTCGAGCGCCCCTCGGACCACACGTTCGTGTACGCGGATCTGGGGGAGTAG
- a CDS encoding RHS repeat-associated core domain-containing protein, translating to MTLICGQRRRPGRVREPYRPEPPGLEGLATYQSDIIMGNRTWRNYGQSGVQRYVYDVLNRCTSVCGASDGARYEYRPDGLRVEKVSGLSVTWNPADRVHGSGWYDENWTVNKATSRYFYDGQMCMEEDFVPSYGPGEYTKVTRYGLGARGVDYMEQSITGGSPTRTYPLYDGHGNMIATISLEGDLSNLREYDAWGDVRDQAGVTTDPNTRYCANLGHKQDDESGLIYMRARFYDSGTGRFISEDPAMQGTNWFVYCNNDPVSYADSSGTFYIPASNLWAAAGWAFAALAVWQFGKYNPSYIGEVQTFHHLNRANACALIATACFSAASLFASGTDIDGRVLGMIGVSLTAFIGIVSLMTAGASHGSKTAVGAAIFFVYAYGLALLAELIATDVMMELLG from the coding sequence TTGACATTGATCTGCGGGCAACGCCGACGACCGGGCAGAGTGCGCGAGCCATATCGACCTGAACCGCCTGGTCTCGAGGGGCTGGCCACGTACCAAAGCGACATCATCATGGGCAACCGCACCTGGCGCAACTACGGCCAGAGCGGCGTGCAGCGCTACGTGTACGACGTGCTCAACCGCTGCACCAGCGTGTGCGGAGCGAGCGACGGTGCGCGCTACGAGTACAGGCCCGACGGCCTGCGGGTCGAGAAGGTCTCGGGTCTGTCGGTGACTTGGAACCCGGCCGACAGAGTGCACGGCTCTGGCTGGTACGACGAAAACTGGACAGTCAACAAGGCCACGAGCCGCTACTTCTACGACGGGCAGATGTGCATGGAGGAGGATTTTGTCCCCTCCTATGGTCCGGGCGAGTACACGAAGGTCACGCGGTACGGACTCGGCGCGCGCGGCGTCGATTACATGGAGCAATCGATCACCGGCGGATCTCCCACGCGGACGTATCCTTTGTATGATGGACATGGGAATATGATCGCCACGATCTCGCTCGAGGGGGACCTGTCCAACCTGCGCGAATACGACGCGTGGGGCGACGTGCGCGATCAGGCGGGAGTGACGACGGACCCCAACACCCGCTACTGCGCCAACCTTGGGCACAAGCAGGACGACGAGTCCGGCCTGATCTATATGCGGGCCAGGTTCTACGACTCGGGGACGGGGAGGTTCATCTCCGAGGACCCGGCGATGCAAGGGACCAATTGGTTCGTGTACTGCAACAACGATCCGGTGAGCTATGCGGACTCTAGCGGAACGTTCTATATCCCTGCTTCTAATCTCTGGGCAGCAGCTGGATGGGCTTTTGCCGCCCTGGCTGTGTGGCAGTTTGGTAAGTACAACCCCAGTTACATAGGGGAAGTGCAGACCTTCCATCATCTGAATCGTGCCAACGCCTGTGCGCTGATTGCAACCGCCTGCTTCTCTGCAGCATCCCTATTTGCGAGCGGCACGGATATTGATGGCAGGGTCCTGGGTATGATCGGTGTTTCGCTAACAGCATTCATCGGCATCGTTTCCCTGATGACGGCAGGTGCCTCCCACGGGTCGAAGACCGCGGTCGGCGCAGCCATTTTCTTTGTATATGCCTATGGATTGGCGCTCCTCGCGGAACTCATTGCAACCGACGTGATGATGGAGTTGCTTGGATGA
- a CDS encoding transposase: MEHIRYNMLFRWFVVSLDADEAVWDASTFSKNRERLLEGEVARLFFEGVRSPRGDAPAESE; this comes from the coding sequence ATGGAGCACATCCGCTACAACATGCTCTTCCGCTGGTTCGTGGTCAGTCTGGACGCTGACGAAGCGGTCTGGGACGCCTCGACGTTCTCCAAGAACCGGGAACGGTTGCTCGAAGGCGAAGTTGCGCGGCTGTTCTTCGAGGGGGTGCGAAGTCCACGCGGAGATGCGCCGGCCGAGAGCGAGTGA
- a CDS encoding RHS repeat-associated core domain-containing protein, with translation MTSTLQYDSMGSALEVEDAAGLRAQTTYTTPNGTTQWVYGDYVRCGNPLQGALAFQTMVQLDSYGDPTTNEFHYAYDQSGRLVEAAFAQTPTAGSASNGSWYSANDPAESRAHVVYDYDSGGRCAGVYNYWDTLDYGPPNGYDHATLLSQVYHYDAKGQRSDQEFYHGDSGSWVSDRTETYEYDAQRGFLTAVDYNDGLAGEEPSWTYDLAGNRSTSGQSAWSYDDLNRLVSGGGYTYQSDIMGNRTWRNYGTSGVQRYVYDVLNRCTSVCGASDGARYEYRPDGLRVEKVSGLSVTWNPADRVHGSGWYDENWIINKATSRYFYDGQMCMEEDRVAVQYEEVYRTRYGLGPRGIDWMETSISGSQRNQQYPLYDGHGNMIATISLDGDLSNLREYDAWGGVRDEAGVTTDPNTRYCANLGHKQDVESGLIYMRARFYDAGTGRFISQDPAMDGSNWFVYCNNDPVNWTDSDGRDPLAENDYFSNWFGIGMLAFGSAAIIAAPLFGIPPSAAEISAVTTLLVFAAYAFGEALSEIQYSHARFVRFMKGARAFGALFAGLAVALSYTKFASGLKRWLVYGAMAYDVILLGLIISIDVNE, from the coding sequence GTGACAAGCACGCTCCAGTACGATTCGATGGGCTCGGCGTTAGAGGTCGAGGACGCTGCCGGTCTGCGCGCCCAGACGACCTATACGACCCCCAACGGCACCACGCAATGGGTTTATGGAGACTACGTTCGCTGCGGGAATCCGCTGCAGGGCGCCCTTGCGTTCCAAACGATGGTTCAACTGGACTCTTACGGAGACCCCACCACCAACGAGTTCCACTATGCCTACGATCAGTCGGGGCGGCTCGTGGAAGCCGCATTCGCCCAGACGCCGACCGCGGGGTCGGCGAGCAACGGCTCTTGGTACTCGGCGAACGATCCAGCGGAGAGCCGCGCCCATGTGGTCTACGACTACGACTCGGGCGGTCGGTGCGCCGGTGTGTACAACTACTGGGACACCTTGGATTACGGTCCCCCCAACGGCTACGACCACGCCACTCTCCTGAGTCAGGTGTACCATTACGACGCGAAGGGGCAGCGCTCGGATCAGGAGTTCTACCACGGCGATTCGGGAAGTTGGGTTTCCGACCGGACCGAGACCTACGAGTACGATGCGCAGCGGGGGTTCCTCACAGCCGTCGACTACAACGACGGTCTGGCCGGCGAGGAGCCGAGTTGGACGTACGACCTTGCCGGGAACCGCTCGACGAGCGGGCAGAGCGCGTGGAGCTACGACGATCTGAACCGCCTGGTCTCGGGAGGGGGCTACACGTACCAAAGCGACATCATGGGCAACCGCACCTGGCGCAACTACGGCACGAGCGGCGTGCAGCGCTACGTGTACGACGTGCTCAACCGCTGCACCAGCGTGTGCGGAGCGAGCGACGGTGCGCGCTACGAGTACAGGCCCGACGGCCTGCGGGTCGAGAAGGTCTCGGGTCTGTCGGTGACTTGGAACCCGGCCGACAGAGTGCACGGCTCTGGCTGGTACGACGAGAACTGGATCATCAACAAGGCCACGAGCCGCTACTTCTACGACGGACAGATGTGCATGGAGGAGGACAGGGTCGCCGTGCAGTACGAAGAGGTGTACCGCACCCGCTACGGCTTGGGCCCGCGGGGCATCGATTGGATGGAAACCTCGATCAGCGGGAGCCAGCGGAACCAACAGTATCCGCTCTATGATGGACATGGGAACATGATCGCCACGATCTCGCTCGATGGGGACCTTTCCAACCTGCGCGAATACGACGCGTGGGGCGGCGTGCGCGATGAGGCGGGAGTGACGACGGATCCCAACACCCGGTACTGCGCGAACCTTGGGCACAAGCAGGACGTCGAGTCCGGCCTGATTTACATGCGGGCGCGGTTCTACGATGCCGGCACCGGGAGGTTCATTTCCCAGGACCCGGCGATGGACGGGAGCAACTGGTTCGTTTACTGCAACAACGATCCGGTGAACTGGACGGATTCAGACGGAAGAGATCCCCTTGCCGAGAACGACTACTTCTCAAACTGGTTTGGCATTGGAATGTTGGCTTTCGGCTCAGCGGCAATAATCGCTGCCCCTTTGTTTGGCATCCCCCCTTCGGCAGCTGAGATTTCGGCCGTGACCACCCTCTTGGTTTTTGCGGCGTATGCGTTCGGAGAAGCACTGTCGGAAATCCAGTATTCGCACGCTCGCTTTGTCAGGTTCATGAAGGGTGCCAGGGCCTTTGGAGCCCTTTTCGCGGGCTTGGCAGTAGCTCTGAGCTATACCAAGTTTGCTTCGGGCCTCAAGCGCTGGCTCGTGTACGGCGCGATGGCTTACGATGTAATTCTGCTGGGGTTAATCATCTCGATCGATGTCAATGAGTGA
- a CDS encoding N-acetylmuramoyl-L-alanine amidase: MVIGTAAAGGEPRPATVSFTHFGMARDLVWRVDEECFVAPPVALRWGWTTSLAGETASVTVDGRRVDVPLARIGKTPALPLRQILEKLDGGSAWRAGTDTLDVWGVVKSATIDDGTFTLEASLATKPKITRAENPPRVVVDLPGLKLDNKTSIALGPRAKVEQQPGGVRMILETDETPVMVGMAQQPARVFRYDLKKGYSGDLSPVESTGDASGSASEIATTAPPVTPRQAQLPVAGPLTLSNETKASALLGIQLPPGLKEAPTVTRPEPAVIEVLFPGAKFESESPAGSSIESIEVRDTEKGAVLAIRLVRPMGVEIATVTSEMQIRLLKPEVGNGKLAGKVIVVDAGHGGSDTGARSPDKKIAEKDLTLPIAKKLAQRLAAQGATVIMTRKTDVAVELHSRPDVANRNKADLFLSVHINSNTTGKTSGGMTFYHMQDPISALLAECVQREIAKVSKLPDFGAKSDRILYQSGLAVLRGAKMPAILMELGFLNHPTDRKRMLTDEFQDAVADAVVQGLKVYLGDGKAKEE, translated from the coding sequence ATGGTGATCGGCACTGCGGCGGCCGGCGGCGAACCGCGCCCGGCTACCGTGTCCTTCACCCACTTCGGCATGGCCCGCGATCTCGTGTGGCGCGTCGATGAAGAGTGTTTCGTCGCACCCCCCGTCGCCCTGCGCTGGGGATGGACCACTTCCCTCGCCGGCGAAACCGCAAGCGTGACCGTCGATGGCCGGCGCGTCGATGTCCCCCTCGCGCGCATCGGCAAGACGCCCGCCCTCCCCCTTCGCCAAATCCTCGAGAAACTCGACGGGGGCTCGGCGTGGCGTGCGGGAACCGATACCCTCGACGTCTGGGGAGTCGTCAAAAGCGCCACGATCGACGACGGGACCTTCACCCTCGAAGCCAGCCTCGCCACAAAACCCAAAATCACCCGCGCGGAGAACCCGCCGCGCGTGGTTGTCGACCTGCCCGGCCTCAAGCTCGACAACAAGACCTCCATCGCCCTCGGCCCGCGCGCCAAGGTCGAACAGCAACCGGGCGGCGTCCGCATGATTCTGGAAACCGACGAGACGCCCGTCATGGTCGGCATGGCCCAACAGCCCGCACGCGTGTTTCGCTACGACCTCAAGAAGGGCTACAGCGGCGACCTTTCGCCCGTCGAATCCACCGGCGACGCGTCCGGCTCGGCCTCCGAAATCGCCACGACAGCCCCTCCGGTCACTCCCCGGCAGGCACAACTGCCCGTCGCCGGACCGCTCACCCTCTCCAACGAAACCAAAGCCAGCGCGTTGCTCGGCATCCAACTGCCCCCCGGCCTCAAAGAAGCGCCGACCGTCACCCGACCCGAACCCGCCGTGATCGAAGTGCTCTTTCCCGGCGCGAAGTTCGAAAGTGAGAGCCCCGCCGGATCTTCCATCGAGAGCATCGAGGTGCGCGATACCGAGAAGGGCGCGGTGCTCGCCATCCGGCTCGTGCGGCCCATGGGTGTCGAAATCGCGACCGTCACAAGCGAGATGCAGATTCGGCTCCTCAAACCCGAGGTCGGCAACGGCAAACTCGCCGGCAAGGTCATCGTCGTCGACGCGGGCCACGGGGGGAGCGACACCGGCGCGCGCAGCCCCGACAAGAAGATCGCCGAGAAGGACCTGACGCTCCCCATCGCCAAGAAACTCGCCCAGCGCCTCGCCGCGCAGGGTGCGACGGTCATCATGACGCGCAAAACCGACGTGGCCGTCGAGCTTCACTCCCGCCCCGACGTCGCCAACCGCAACAAGGCCGACCTGTTCCTGAGCGTCCACATCAACTCGAACACGACGGGCAAGACCTCGGGCGGCATGACGTTCTATCACATGCAGGACCCCATCAGCGCGCTGCTCGCCGAGTGCGTGCAGCGCGAGATCGCAAAGGTCAGCAAACTTCCCGACTTCGGCGCCAAGAGTGACCGCATCCTCTACCAAAGTGGGCTGGCGGTTTTGCGGGGTGCTAAAATGCCCGCAATCCTCATGGAGTTGGGCTTCCTCAATCATCCGACCGACCGCAAGCGTATGCTGACCGACGAATTCCAAGACGCGGTCGCCGATGCGGTCGTGCAAGGCCTCAAGGTGTATCTGGGCGATGGCAAGGCGAAAGAAGAGTAA
- a CDS encoding DUF86 domain-containing protein — MRDLDGFRSMVQHALVEVIGEAANRVSEDTRRAHPEIPWADIAGSRHRLIHGYDSVDFDILWHIVSDDLRTLIPQLEGVLDERG, encoded by the coding sequence GTGCGCGATCTCGACGGCTTCCGAAGCATGGTCCAGCATGCGCTCGTGGAGGTCATCGGCGAGGCCGCCAACCGCGTGAGCGAGGACACCCGCCGGGCGCATCCAGAAATCCCGTGGGCCGACATCGCCGGATCTCGACATCGCCTCATCCACGGCTACGACTCGGTGGACTTCGATATTCTCTGGCACATCGTGTCCGACGACCTGCGCACACTCATCCCTCAGCTTGAGGGGGTTCTTGACGAGCGGGGCTGA
- a CDS encoding RHS repeat-associated core domain-containing protein, which produces MLTEAPNQRLGHCAGDVLKLIGFDGQMCMEEDRVALQAEEVHRTRYGLGPRGIDWIETSISGSQRNQQYPLYDGHGNMIDTISLEGDLANLRAYDAWGGVRAQAGVTTDPNTRYCANLGHKQDDESGLIYMRARFYDSGTGSFISQDPAMDGANWFVYCNNDPVNMVDADGRSALALGLALGFAVYFCWQFYSGDSADGQRAMRYFGATVAAMTLNIAIESSKDWMLRAAYRMAALLRMDYMMSPDQIGYRWSRNAVRIAFYAGYTLFLVFTMYYLEAWAEGEAQ; this is translated from the coding sequence ATGCTGACGGAAGCGCCGAATCAGAGGCTTGGGCATTGCGCAGGAGACGTACTGAAACTGATTGGCTTCGACGGCCAGATGTGCATGGAGGAGGACAGGGTCGCCCTACAGGCCGAAGAGGTGCACCGCACCCGCTACGGTCTGGGTCCCCGGGGCATCGACTGGATCGAAACCTCGATCAGCGGGAGCCAGCGGAACCAACAGTATCCGCTCTATGATGGACATGGGAACATGATCGACACGATCTCGCTCGAAGGGGACCTTGCCAACCTGCGGGCCTACGACGCCTGGGGCGGTGTTCGCGCTCAGGCGGGAGTGACGACCGATCCCAACACCCGCTACTGCGCCAACCTTGGGCACAAGCAGGACGACGAGTCCGGCCTGATCTACATGCGGGCGCGGTTCTACGATTCGGGGACCGGGAGTTTCATCTCCCAGGATCCTGCCATGGACGGGGCCAACTGGTTCGTGTATTGCAACAACGATCCGGTGAACATGGTGGATGCAGATGGCAGGTCCGCCTTGGCATTGGGGCTCGCCCTGGGGTTCGCAGTCTATTTCTGCTGGCAGTTCTATTCGGGAGATTCAGCTGATGGGCAGCGAGCGATGCGCTATTTTGGTGCAACGGTCGCGGCTATGACGCTCAACATCGCGATTGAGTCCAGCAAGGATTGGATGTTGCGGGCTGCATATCGAATGGCCGCATTGCTGCGGATGGATTATATGATGTCACCAGACCAAATCGGGTACAGATGGTCGCGAAACGCTGTGCGGATTGCCTTCTATGCAGGATATACATTGTTCTTGGTATTCACGATGTACTACCTTGAAGCATGGGCGGAAGGAGAAGCCCAATGA
- a CDS encoding M50 family metallopeptidase, translated as MSQAPTRPSKSEQFRNALLIATGIVVIAWFVPGLAVLTTPINYLGTQTHELSHALAALATGAQGIVVHVYADGSGLTNTMGGNPILISSAGYLGATIAGAALIAASSSEKRAKRALGILAGILAVGSLLWLRGDGIGVVTALGWLAALGALAKWGKGLWVILAAQFLGLQLCVASAQSLMTLLNVTALATRESDAQNMANLTGVPGLFWALCWCVLAVMAVMAALRHAWR; from the coding sequence ATGAGCCAAGCGCCAACCCGGCCGAGCAAGAGTGAGCAGTTTCGCAACGCGTTGCTGATCGCGACAGGCATCGTCGTGATCGCCTGGTTCGTGCCTGGTCTTGCGGTGCTCACAACACCGATCAACTATCTGGGCACCCAGACCCACGAACTCAGCCATGCGCTTGCCGCCCTAGCGACGGGTGCGCAGGGCATCGTGGTGCACGTGTACGCCGACGGCAGCGGCTTAACCAACACCATGGGCGGCAACCCGATCCTTATCTCGTCGGCCGGGTACCTGGGCGCGACGATTGCAGGTGCGGCCCTGATCGCCGCGAGTTCGAGCGAGAAGCGAGCCAAGCGTGCCCTCGGGATCTTGGCCGGAATTCTGGCCGTCGGATCGCTGCTCTGGCTGCGCGGCGACGGCATCGGCGTCGTGACAGCCCTCGGCTGGCTCGCCGCCCTCGGCGCTTTGGCGAAGTGGGGAAAGGGCCTCTGGGTGATCCTCGCCGCCCAATTCCTCGGCCTCCAGCTCTGCGTCGCGTCCGCGCAGTCCCTCATGACCCTGCTCAACGTCACCGCCCTCGCCACGCGCGAGAGCGACGCACAGAACATGGCGAACCTCACCGGCGTGCCGGGCTTGTTTTGGGCGCTGTGCTGGTGCGTGCTGGCCGTCATGGCCGTCATGGCCGCGCTACGCCACGCCTGGCGGTGA